The following nucleotide sequence is from Thermoanaerobaculia bacterium.
CGATTCCGCTGCCGACCTCGATCGCCCGCTACACGGTGAACCGGTCGCCGCACGTCGACAAGAAGTCGCGGGAACAATTCGAGATGCGGACGCACAAACGGCTGCTCGACATCCTCGAGCCGTCCTCCCAGACGGTGGACGCGCTCATGAAGCTCGAGCTCCCGGCCGGCGTCGACGTCGAGATCAAGGCATTCGGGAAGTGACGCCATGATTCAGGGACTGATCGGGAAAAAGGTGGGCATGACCCAGATCTTCCGCGAGGACGGCACCGTCGTCCCCGTGACGGTCGTCAAGGCCGGCCCGTGCCTCGTCGTCCAGAAGAAGACGGCCGCCCGGGACGGCTACGACGCCATCCAGCTCGGTCTCGTCGAGGACCGCGCGCCGCGCAACGTGACGAAGGCGCTGAAGGGCCACTTCCAGAAGGCGACCGTCGCGCCGATGCGCGAGCTCGCCGAGTTCCGCGTCGCGGAAGGGGACGATTTGAAGCCCGGCGACAAGGTCCTCGCCGACACGTTCTCGGAGAACGAGCACGTCGACGTCGAGGGGTGGTCGAAGGGGAAGGGGTTCGCGGGCGTC
It contains:
- the rplC gene encoding 50S ribosomal protein L3, translating into MIQGLIGKKVGMTQIFREDGTVVPVTVVKAGPCLVVQKKTAARDGYDAIQLGLVEDRAPRNVTKALKGHFQKATVAPMRELAEFRVAEGDDLKPGDKVLADTFSENEHVDVEGWSKGKGFAGVVRRHHFAGGRATHGSMFHRAPGSIGPSAFPSRVYPGTRSSGRLGGRHATSKNVVVAKVDAENHLIYLCGPVPGARNSYVKIVRSTFATKSE
- the rpsJ gene encoding 30S ribosomal protein S10; this encodes MNDKIRIRLKAFDYRVLDQSAAEIVDTARRTGARIAGPIPLPTSIARYTVNRSPHVDKKSREQFEMRTHKRLLDILEPSSQTVDALMKLELPAGVDVEIKAFGK